Proteins encoded in a region of the Blastococcus sp. Marseille-P5729 genome:
- a CDS encoding prepilin peptidase, whose product MRVLNLPVADLVMLAIAVSVGIPLIVADVREHRLPNRLTGGAALALIAVAVVDGIAGPGRSRWLPMVLTAAGMAAAGYLLAVVSPSGVGLGDVKLLGVIGLALGHLNPQTLVVWLLALALASAAWLLLASRFDRMADRSVPWRKRHIAFGPPMIVAWWLVYAAVVLAGAPPR is encoded by the coding sequence GTGAGGGTGCTGAACCTGCCGGTCGCCGACCTTGTCATGCTCGCGATCGCTGTCTCCGTGGGCATCCCGCTCATCGTCGCCGACGTCCGCGAGCATCGGCTGCCCAACCGTCTGACGGGGGGAGCGGCACTCGCCCTGATCGCGGTAGCCGTGGTCGACGGAATCGCCGGCCCGGGCCGGTCGCGATGGCTGCCGATGGTGCTCACCGCGGCGGGGATGGCCGCGGCCGGCTACCTGCTCGCGGTGGTCTCGCCCAGCGGGGTCGGGCTCGGCGACGTCAAGCTGCTCGGGGTGATCGGGCTGGCGCTGGGCCACCTGAACCCGCAGACGCTGGTCGTCTGGCTGCTGGCCCTGGCGCTGGCGAGCGCAGCGTGGCTGCTGCTGGCCTCCCGGTTCGACCGGATGGCCGATCGGAGCGTCCCCTGGCGCAAGCGGCACATCGCCTTCGGGCCGCCGATGATCGTCGCCTGGTGGCTGGTGTACGCCGCTGTGGTGCTCGCCGGCGCTCCACCGCGCTGA
- the mltG gene encoding endolytic transglycosylase MltG has translation MSQLVARDERTVHDDKHGSEVDDLGALIRDDIDEQERPSRRRRRRKRSRLVPILAALVAVGIGVGAVLFARDLFSGFGEVPDYTGSGTENVAVRVSQGDTISDIAVTLEEAGVVKSARAFTDAAQENEQSKSIQPGLYSLRKEMKASIALEAMLDPSSIQTFKVTLPEGLTVEQILTRLSEATGAPVEQLEAALADRANLGLPAWAPADIPNLEGFLHPGTYDFDPETTPMQMIQALVSQFTAVATQTGLEQKAAAVGQSPYNVLIIASLIEREVKHDDERGKVAQVIYNRLAKPMPLQIDAATSYGAGKPGNELTTADLQDQSNPYNLRVLPGLTPTPIASVSDKSLQAALNPTDGTWIYYVVNSADGHHAFVTTDEEFLAAKAECQKNGWC, from the coding sequence GTGAGCCAGCTCGTGGCGCGAGACGAACGGACTGTGCATGACGACAAGCACGGGTCGGAGGTCGACGACCTCGGCGCCCTGATCCGCGACGACATCGACGAGCAGGAGCGACCGTCCCGACGCCGTCGGCGGCGCAAGCGCAGTCGCCTCGTGCCGATCCTCGCCGCGCTGGTCGCGGTCGGGATCGGCGTCGGCGCGGTGCTGTTCGCCCGTGACCTCTTTTCGGGCTTTGGCGAGGTGCCCGACTACACCGGCTCGGGAACCGAGAACGTCGCGGTGCGCGTGTCGCAGGGCGACACCATCTCCGACATCGCCGTCACGCTCGAGGAAGCGGGCGTGGTGAAGTCGGCGCGGGCGTTCACCGACGCGGCCCAGGAGAACGAGCAGTCGAAGTCGATCCAGCCGGGGCTGTACTCGCTGCGCAAGGAGATGAAGGCCAGCATCGCGCTCGAGGCGATGCTCGACCCCTCCTCGATCCAGACCTTCAAGGTGACGCTGCCAGAAGGCCTCACCGTGGAACAGATACTCACCCGGCTGTCGGAGGCCACCGGCGCGCCGGTCGAGCAGCTGGAGGCGGCCCTCGCCGACCGCGCCAACCTGGGCCTGCCGGCGTGGGCACCGGCAGACATCCCCAACCTGGAGGGCTTCCTGCACCCGGGCACCTACGACTTCGACCCCGAGACCACCCCGATGCAGATGATCCAGGCGCTGGTCTCGCAGTTCACCGCCGTCGCCACCCAGACCGGCCTCGAGCAGAAGGCGGCCGCGGTCGGCCAGTCGCCGTACAACGTGCTCATCATCGCCTCGCTCATCGAACGCGAGGTCAAGCACGACGACGAGCGCGGCAAGGTCGCCCAGGTCATCTACAACCGGCTGGCCAAGCCGATGCCGCTACAGATCGACGCCGCCACGTCCTACGGCGCCGGCAAGCCTGGCAACGAGCTCACCACCGCCGACCTGCAGGACCAGAGCAACCCGTACAACCTGCGCGTGCTGCCCGGGCTGACCCCGACGCCGATCGCCAGCGTCAGCGACAAGTCGCTGCAGGCCGCACTGAACCCGACCGACGGAACCTGGATCTACTACGTCGTGAACTCGGCCGACGGCCACCACGCGTTCGTGACGACCGACGAGGAGTTCCTCGCGGCCAAGGCCGAGTGCCAGAAGAACGGCTGGTGCTGA
- a CDS encoding shikimate dehydrogenase — protein sequence MSTRRACAVIGSPIDHSRSPALHTAAYAELGLDWRYGRHDVPAGALAEFVDRVAVTGLDGLPCGGLSVTMPGKSEALARADHRDPRAVVLGAANTLVPRYDGAQLTGWSAYNTDVDGIIGAYADHGLRATAGRHAVVIGAGGTAAAALAALQALGCEEVDVVARNPARASTLVAAGEQLEVVVRVRSWSAIVECAERAEVLISTVPPGVADQVAGARFRSDQLVLDAVYAGGSTALLDAVAAGGGTAIGGVWMLLHQAVEQVRLMTGRRPSVEVMRAALR from the coding sequence ATGAGCACACGTCGGGCCTGCGCGGTCATCGGCTCCCCGATCGACCACTCGCGCTCGCCGGCGCTGCACACGGCGGCGTACGCCGAGCTCGGCCTCGACTGGCGCTACGGCCGCCACGACGTCCCGGCGGGCGCGCTCGCGGAGTTCGTCGACCGGGTCGCCGTCACGGGCTTGGACGGCCTGCCGTGCGGCGGCCTGTCGGTCACGATGCCCGGGAAGTCCGAGGCGCTCGCGCGGGCCGACCACCGCGACCCGCGGGCGGTCGTCCTCGGTGCCGCGAACACCCTCGTCCCGCGGTACGACGGTGCGCAGCTCACCGGCTGGAGCGCCTACAACACCGACGTCGACGGCATCATCGGCGCGTACGCCGACCACGGGCTGCGGGCAACGGCCGGGCGTCATGCGGTGGTGATCGGCGCGGGCGGCACCGCGGCCGCGGCGCTGGCGGCGCTGCAGGCCCTCGGCTGCGAGGAGGTGGACGTCGTGGCGCGCAACCCCGCCCGCGCGTCCACTCTCGTGGCCGCGGGGGAGCAGCTCGAAGTCGTGGTCCGAGTGCGCTCGTGGTCCGCGATCGTCGAGTGCGCCGAGCGCGCCGAGGTGCTGATCAGCACCGTGCCTCCCGGGGTGGCCGACCAGGTCGCCGGCGCACGCTTCCGCAGTGACCAGCTCGTTCTCGACGCCGTCTACGCCGGGGGATCGACTGCGCTGCTGGATGCCGTGGCGGCCGGGGGAGGCACCGCGATCGGCGGGGTGTGGATGCTGCTGCACCAGGCCGTCGAGCAGGTGCGGCTGATGACCGGGCGCCGTCCGTCGGTCGAGGTCATGCGGGCCGCGCTGCGGTGA
- the aroC gene encoding chorismate synthase: MLRWLTAGESHGPVLTAIIEGLPAGVPVTTQAIQGELARRRLGYGRGARMKFEQDAVTVAGGVRHGVSLGSPVAIHVGNTEWPKWETVMASDPVEQDVLEAQARNAPLTRPRPGHADLAGIQKYGFDDARPVLERASARETAARVALGTVAKSFVREVCGAEVISHVVELGTVKAPDGLVPGPGDLARIDESPARCLDPATSEAMVAEIDDTRKAGDTIGGVVEVVVSGLPIGLGSYVHWDRRLDARLAAALMGIQAIKGVEVGDGFETARRRGSAAHDEIEAPDGSIVRRTNRAGGIEGGMTNGETLRVRAAMKPISTVPRALDTVDIASGEKAVAINQRSDVCAVPAAGVVAEAMVALELANALIEKFGGDSVNETRRNLRAYVDAMAVT, from the coding sequence ATGCTGCGTTGGCTTACTGCTGGTGAATCACACGGTCCGGTGCTCACGGCGATCATCGAGGGACTGCCCGCCGGCGTTCCCGTCACGACCCAGGCCATCCAGGGCGAGCTCGCCCGTCGCCGGCTCGGTTACGGGCGCGGCGCACGCATGAAGTTCGAGCAGGACGCCGTGACCGTCGCGGGTGGCGTCCGGCACGGCGTCAGCCTTGGGTCACCGGTCGCCATCCACGTCGGCAACACCGAGTGGCCCAAGTGGGAGACCGTGATGGCCTCCGACCCGGTCGAGCAGGACGTCCTCGAGGCGCAGGCGCGCAACGCCCCGCTGACCCGGCCGCGTCCCGGGCACGCCGATCTCGCCGGGATCCAGAAGTACGGCTTCGACGACGCGCGCCCGGTCCTCGAGCGGGCCAGTGCCCGCGAGACCGCCGCGCGGGTCGCGCTCGGCACGGTCGCCAAGTCGTTCGTGCGCGAGGTGTGCGGGGCCGAGGTGATCAGCCACGTGGTGGAGCTCGGCACGGTGAAGGCCCCCGACGGCCTGGTGCCGGGGCCCGGCGACCTGGCCCGCATCGACGAGAGCCCGGCGCGGTGCCTGGACCCCGCGACCAGCGAGGCGATGGTCGCCGAGATCGACGACACCCGCAAGGCGGGCGACACCATCGGCGGCGTGGTCGAGGTCGTCGTCTCCGGGCTGCCGATCGGGCTGGGCTCCTATGTGCACTGGGACCGGCGGCTGGATGCGCGCCTGGCGGCCGCCCTGATGGGCATCCAGGCGATCAAGGGCGTCGAGGTCGGCGACGGGTTCGAGACCGCCCGGCGCCGAGGCTCCGCCGCCCATGACGAGATCGAGGCGCCTGACGGCAGCATCGTCCGGCGGACGAACCGCGCCGGCGGCATCGAGGGGGGCATGACCAACGGCGAGACCCTGCGGGTGCGCGCGGCGATGAAGCCGATCTCCACCGTGCCGCGCGCCCTCGACACCGTCGACATCGCCTCGGGGGAGAAGGCGGTGGCGATCAACCAGCGTTCCGACGTGTGCGCCGTCCCCGCCGCAGGCGTGGTCGCCGAGGCGATGGTCGCGCTGGAGCTCGCGAACGCGCTGATCGAGAAGTTCGGCGGCGACAGTGTGAACGAGACCCGCCGCAACCTGCGGGCCTATGTCGACGCCATGGCGGTCACGTGA
- the ruvX gene encoding Holliday junction resolvase RuvX, producing MSEPPLARGRRLGIDPGAARVGVAVCDPDGLVATGLSTLRRDKKHGTDLRELARLVEEYEVVEVVIGRPTSLSGDAGRAAAVADTYAEQVAAAIAPVPVTRLDERFTTVSAASALREAGLSARAQRPVIDQTAAAVILQAFLDARRR from the coding sequence GTGAGCGAGCCCCCGTTGGCGCGCGGGCGCCGGCTCGGGATCGACCCCGGGGCGGCTCGCGTCGGGGTCGCGGTGTGCGACCCCGATGGGCTGGTGGCCACCGGACTGAGCACGCTGCGCCGCGACAAGAAGCACGGCACCGACCTGCGTGAGCTGGCGCGGCTCGTGGAGGAGTACGAGGTCGTCGAGGTCGTGATCGGGCGCCCCACCAGCCTCTCCGGGGACGCCGGGCGGGCGGCGGCGGTCGCTGACACCTACGCCGAGCAGGTCGCAGCCGCCATCGCCCCGGTGCCGGTGACCCGCCTCGACGAGCGGTTCACCACGGTCAGCGCGGCGAGTGCGCTGCGCGAGGCAGGGTTGAGCGCGCGAGCGCAGCGCCCGGTCATCGATCAAACCGCAGCCGCCGTGATCCTGCAGGCCTTCCTAGATGCCCGACGCCGCTGA
- a CDS encoding shikimate kinase, protein MSRVVVLVGAPGSGKTTVGQLLAERLGVGFVDADHEIERAAGKPISEIFIDDGEPHFRELEHQVIAATLQSHGGVLSLGGGAVLDARTRAALRGHEVVWLVVSLPDAVSRVGLGHGRPVLAMNPRATLKHLLEQRTPLYDEVSTIEVDTTGRGADEIADGLADFLKERS, encoded by the coding sequence GTGAGCCGGGTCGTGGTGCTGGTCGGCGCGCCCGGGTCGGGCAAGACCACGGTCGGGCAGTTGCTCGCCGAGCGGCTCGGGGTGGGCTTCGTCGACGCCGACCACGAGATCGAGCGCGCGGCCGGCAAGCCAATCAGCGAGATCTTCATCGACGACGGCGAGCCGCACTTCCGGGAGCTGGAGCATCAGGTCATCGCGGCGACGCTGCAGAGCCACGGCGGCGTGCTGTCGCTCGGTGGAGGCGCCGTTCTCGATGCCCGCACCCGAGCGGCTCTTCGTGGGCACGAGGTGGTCTGGCTGGTGGTCTCGCTGCCGGACGCCGTGTCGCGCGTCGGGCTCGGTCACGGGCGCCCCGTGCTCGCGATGAACCCGCGCGCCACGCTCAAGCACCTGCTCGAGCAGCGGACGCCGTTGTACGACGAGGTGTCCACGATCGAGGTGGACACCACAGGCCGCGGTGCCGACGAGATCGCCGACGGCCTGGCGGACTTCCTGAAGGAGCGCTCATGA